From a single Phragmites australis chromosome 7, lpPhrAust1.1, whole genome shotgun sequence genomic region:
- the LOC133923392 gene encoding uncharacterized protein LOC133923392, which produces MEGSSVALLILMLALAASSLVALLQQRHPRPRADWQLIVVALKGHNSDEARLALTTYDVSLAGFANRTHHWHAFPGHDHLLPTSTPLPFGNSYRDLIGGLANLPGLPLGRAPTLQAVRALSAYDPATADHDDVETLKRALATLTVTTSEAQRLTPIKETVGKGWESGEARVAPEHLPYIEHWDTMCYELIRANRTGAWDGPFTELLKESASIHSTEEALAVVNVIVNRTMADLLMAHARSA; this is translated from the coding sequence ATGGAGGGTTCTTCCGTCGCGCTGCTCATCCTCATGCTCGCTCTCGCCGCCAGCAGCCTGGTTGCGCTGCTGCAACAACGCCATCCGAGACCGCGCGCCGACTGGCAATTGATCGTGGTCGCTTTGAAGGGCCACAACAGCGACGAGGCCAGATTGGCCCTGACGACCTACGACGTCTCCCTCGCCGGCTTCGCCAACCGGACCCACCACTGGCACGCCTTCCCGGGCCACGACCACCTCCTCCCCACGTCCACGCCCCTCCCGTTCGGAAACAGTTACCGCGACCTCATCGGCGGCCTCGCGAACCTGCCGGGTTTGCCCCTGGGGCGGGCGCCCACGCTGCAGGCCGTCCGCGCGCTCTCTGCCTACGACCCGGCCACCGCGGACCATGACGACGTCGAGACGCTGAAGCGGGCGCTGGCGACGCTGACGGTGACCACAAGCGAAGCCCAGCGGCTGACGCCGATCAAGGAGACGGTTGGGAAGGGGTGGGAGAGCGGCGAGGCTCgcgtcgcccccgagcacctgccGTACATCGAGCACTGGGACACCATGTGCTACGAGCTCATCCGCGCCAACCGGACCGGCGCGTGGGACGGGCCCTTCACCGAGCTGCTGAAGGAGAGCGCCAGTATCCACAGTACGGAGGAAGCGCTCGCCGTGGTTAATGTGATTGTCAATCGAACCATGGCGGATCTGCTCATGGCTCACGCTCGCAGTGCctga